A DNA window from Micromonospora sp. NBC_01739 contains the following coding sequences:
- a CDS encoding L-threonylcarbamoyladenylate synthase, translated as MARYFDVHPDNPQPRLIGQVVDLLRRDGLIAYPTDSCFALGSQLGNKEGMDRIREIRHLDSGHHFTLVCRDFAQLGQFVQLDNAIFRAVKAATPGRYTFILPATKEVPRRLLHPRKRTVGVRIPDHPVTQALLDGLGEPLLSSTLLLPGDEEPLTQGWEIKERLDHAVDAVIDAGDCGTEPTTVVDFSEGEPEIVRVGAGDPERFA; from the coding sequence ATGGCCAGGTATTTCGACGTGCACCCGGACAACCCGCAGCCCCGGCTCATCGGGCAGGTCGTCGACCTCCTGCGCCGCGACGGGTTGATCGCCTACCCGACGGACTCCTGCTTCGCCCTCGGCAGCCAACTCGGCAACAAGGAGGGCATGGACCGCATCCGGGAGATCCGTCACCTGGACAGCGGCCACCACTTCACCCTGGTCTGCCGGGACTTCGCCCAGCTCGGCCAGTTCGTGCAACTGGACAACGCGATCTTCCGGGCGGTGAAGGCGGCCACCCCGGGTCGGTACACCTTCATCCTGCCGGCCACCAAGGAGGTGCCGCGTCGGCTGCTGCACCCCCGCAAGCGCACCGTCGGGGTCCGCATCCCCGACCATCCCGTCACCCAGGCCCTGCTCGACGGGTTGGGTGAGCCCCTGCTGTCCAGCACCCTGCTGCTGCCCGGTGACGAGGAGCCGCTGACCCAGGGCTGGGAGATCAAGGAACGCCTGGACCACGCCGTGGACGCGGTGATCGACGCGGGTGACTGCGGCACGGAACCGACCACGGTGGTCGACTTCTCCGAGGGGGAACCGGAGATCGTGCGGGTCGGGGCGGGCGACCCGGAGCGGTTCGCCTAA
- a CDS encoding class I SAM-dependent methyltransferase, with amino-acid sequence MAGVSHPIFARLYERFSAQLDRAGIAEHRRALTVGLSGRVIEVGAGNGRMFGHYPPEVTEVVAVEPEPRLRAAAVTAARSAPVPVTVVDGLAEALPGADGEFDAGVLALVLCTVPDQAAALGELRRVLRPGAQVRFLEHVAAPPGTGLRRLQRLVDATVWPLLLGGCHTGRDTATAITAAGLTVEELHRFRFPETGPVGPAAPHIRGRARKPA; translated from the coding sequence GTGGCAGGGGTGTCCCATCCGATCTTCGCCCGGCTCTACGAGCGGTTCAGCGCCCAACTGGATCGGGCCGGGATCGCCGAGCACCGCCGGGCCCTGACGGTCGGCCTGTCCGGCCGGGTGATCGAGGTGGGTGCCGGCAACGGGCGGATGTTCGGGCACTATCCGCCCGAGGTGACCGAGGTCGTCGCCGTCGAGCCGGAACCCCGGCTGCGGGCCGCGGCGGTCACCGCGGCGCGCAGCGCCCCGGTCCCGGTCACCGTCGTCGACGGCCTGGCCGAGGCCCTGCCGGGCGCGGACGGCGAGTTCGACGCGGGGGTCCTGGCCCTGGTCCTCTGTACGGTGCCCGACCAGGCCGCCGCCCTCGGCGAACTGCGCCGGGTGCTGCGTCCCGGCGCGCAGGTGCGCTTCCTCGAACATGTCGCCGCACCACCGGGCACCGGGCTGCGTCGCCTCCAGCGGCTGGTGGACGCGACCGTCTGGCCGCTGCTGCTGGGCGGATGCCACACCGGCCGCGACACCGCCACGGCGATCACCGCCGCCGGTCTCACCGTGGAGGAACTGCACCGGTTCCGCTTTCCCGAGACCGGCCCGGTGGGCCCGGCGGCCCCGCACATCCGGGGCCGCGCGCGGAAACCGGCTTGA
- a CDS encoding cysteine hydrolase family protein yields the protein MTAALVVIDVQESFRRRANWTACSQPDIVGQVNRLVEAARSRGDLVVWVLHAEPDSGDVFDPARGFVRLIDGLRPVEGEPVLTKYVHNAFTTTRLQQLLTASGIQEITVCGIRTEQCCETTARLAADLGYEVTFVVDATATMPIEHPEAPPGRTMTEILADPRTLGTEEIIERTVYALSGRFATIRTVDEVTALVPVGADR from the coding sequence ATGACGGCAGCACTCGTCGTGATCGACGTACAGGAGTCCTTCCGCCGGCGCGCGAACTGGACGGCCTGCTCACAACCGGACATCGTGGGTCAGGTGAACCGGCTGGTCGAGGCCGCCCGCAGCCGGGGTGACCTGGTCGTGTGGGTGTTGCACGCCGAGCCGGACAGCGGTGACGTGTTCGACCCGGCGCGCGGCTTCGTCCGACTGATCGACGGGTTGCGGCCGGTCGAGGGCGAGCCGGTGCTGACCAAGTACGTGCACAACGCCTTCACCACCACCCGGCTCCAGCAGTTGCTCACCGCCAGCGGCATCCAGGAGATCACCGTCTGCGGTATCCGTACCGAGCAGTGCTGTGAGACCACCGCCCGGCTCGCCGCCGATCTCGGCTACGAGGTCACCTTCGTCGTCGACGCGACCGCCACCATGCCCATCGAGCACCCGGAGGCCCCGCCCGGCCGGACGATGACGGAGATCCTCGCCGATCCCCGCACCCTGGGCACCGAGGAGATCATCGAGCGCACGGTGTACGCCCTGTCCGGTCGGTTCGCCACCATCCGTACGGTCGACGAGGTGACCGCCCTGGTGCCGGTCGGCGCCGACCGCTGA
- a CDS encoding GlxA family transcriptional regulator, translating into MSRVVFLLLPQLHLLDLAGPAQVFSTAQDEGLDYRQSFVAESSEVVTAQGLPVRADVDWPDLDPADLVVVPGWRSPASHAEPVQPATLRRLGAHHAAGGMVVSVCGGAYLLGRAGLLAGRRCTTHHDLQEDLAHRYPTATVLRDRLYVVDDRVATSAGIASGIDLALHLVATRHGPAPAARIAREMVVYARRNGHERQDSAMLRYRSHLSEVVHRVQDLIDERFTETLPLGELAGVARVSERTLTRLFGAATGLTPLRYQQVLRVERAEHLIGHGVAVEAAAQAVGFTDARMLRRLRARRSTRSLT; encoded by the coding sequence GTGAGTCGGGTCGTCTTTCTGCTGCTGCCCCAGCTGCATCTGCTGGATCTGGCCGGTCCGGCGCAGGTCTTCTCCACGGCGCAGGACGAAGGGCTCGACTACCGGCAGTCCTTCGTCGCGGAGAGCAGCGAGGTGGTCACCGCACAGGGGTTGCCGGTGCGCGCCGATGTCGACTGGCCCGACCTGGACCCGGCCGACCTGGTCGTCGTCCCCGGCTGGCGGTCACCCGCCTCCCACGCCGAGCCGGTGCAGCCCGCCACGCTGCGCCGGCTCGGCGCGCACCACGCCGCGGGCGGGATGGTGGTCAGCGTCTGCGGGGGCGCCTACCTGCTGGGTCGCGCCGGGCTGCTGGCCGGACGCCGGTGCACCACCCACCACGACCTCCAGGAGGACCTGGCCCACCGGTATCCGACCGCGACCGTGCTACGCGACCGGCTGTACGTCGTGGACGACCGGGTGGCCACCTCCGCCGGCATCGCCAGCGGCATCGACCTGGCCCTGCACCTGGTGGCCACCCGGCACGGACCGGCGCCGGCGGCCCGGATCGCCCGGGAGATGGTCGTGTACGCCCGGCGCAACGGACACGAGCGGCAGGACAGCGCGATGCTGCGCTACCGCTCGCACCTCAGCGAGGTGGTGCACCGGGTCCAGGATCTGATCGACGAACGGTTCACCGAGACCTTGCCGCTGGGGGAGTTGGCCGGTGTGGCCCGGGTCAGCGAGCGCACCCTGACCCGACTGTTCGGCGCCGCCACCGGCCTGACCCCGCTGCGCTACCAGCAGGTGCTGCGGGTCGAGCGGGCCGAGCACCTCATCGGCCACGGGGTGGCCGTGGAGGCGGCGGCCCAGGCGGTCGGCTTCACCGACGCCCGGATGCTCCGCCGACTGCGCGCCCGCCGCTCGACCCGCTCTCTGACCTGA
- a CDS encoding SPFH domain-containing protein — protein MDRLRGEFVDIIEWLDDSRDTIVWRFPRFQNEIKMGAKLVVRESQTAVFVNEGQVADVYLPGTHTLETRNMPILSTLKGWKYGFNSPFKAEVYFVNTRQFTEMKWGTQNPVILRDPEFGVVRVRAFGAYAARVVDAQRLLKELVGTDPQFRTEEVQEYLRQLIVGRLGGALARAGVPLLDLAAHQDTIGRQLAGALTEELAEVGIAIPKFVIENVSVPPEVERALDKRTEMGAVGDLDRFTRYQAATALEAAANNPGGEAGAGVGMGMGMALGQQMARAMSGESTAPQAPAQYAPAPQAAAPPAAAEPPPLPGQAQWFLGVAGQRQGPYDLGGLAAQAGAGAFGPETLVWRAGMAQWQPAGQVPELASVLASVPPPLPPQ, from the coding sequence ATGGACCGCCTTAGGGGCGAGTTCGTAGACATCATCGAATGGCTGGACGACAGCCGCGACACGATCGTCTGGCGATTCCCTCGGTTCCAGAACGAGATCAAGATGGGCGCCAAGCTCGTCGTCCGGGAGTCCCAGACGGCGGTCTTCGTCAACGAGGGTCAGGTAGCCGACGTCTACCTGCCGGGCACCCACACCCTCGAAACCCGCAACATGCCGATCCTGTCCACCCTCAAGGGCTGGAAGTACGGCTTCAACTCGCCCTTCAAGGCCGAGGTGTACTTCGTCAACACCCGCCAGTTCACCGAGATGAAGTGGGGCACCCAGAACCCGGTGATCCTGCGCGACCCCGAGTTCGGGGTGGTCCGGGTGCGGGCCTTCGGCGCGTACGCGGCCCGGGTGGTGGACGCCCAGCGGCTGCTGAAGGAGCTGGTCGGCACCGACCCGCAGTTCCGCACCGAGGAGGTGCAGGAGTACCTGCGCCAGCTCATCGTGGGCCGCCTCGGCGGGGCCCTGGCCCGGGCCGGGGTGCCGTTGCTGGACCTGGCCGCCCACCAGGACACCATCGGCCGCCAGTTGGCCGGGGCGCTGACCGAGGAACTCGCCGAGGTCGGCATCGCGATCCCGAAGTTCGTCATCGAGAACGTCTCCGTGCCGCCGGAGGTGGAGCGGGCGCTGGACAAGCGCACCGAGATGGGTGCGGTCGGCGACCTGGACCGGTTCACCCGGTACCAGGCGGCCACCGCCCTGGAGGCGGCGGCGAACAACCCGGGCGGCGAGGCCGGCGCCGGGGTCGGCATGGGCATGGGGATGGCCCTGGGGCAGCAGATGGCCCGGGCCATGTCCGGCGAGAGCACCGCACCGCAGGCTCCCGCACAGTACGCCCCCGCACCGCAGGCCGCCGCACCGCCGGCCGCCGCCGAGCCGCCGCCGCTGCCGGGTCAGGCCCAGTGGTTCCTCGGGGTCGCCGGGCAGCGTCAGGGCCCGTACGACCTCGGTGGGTTGGCCGCGCAGGCCGGTGCCGGCGCCTTCGGCCCGGAGACCCTGGTCTGGCGGGCCGGCATGGCGCAGTGGCAGCCGGCCGGGCAGGTGCCGGAGCTGGCGTCCGTGCTGGCCAGCGTCCCGCCGCCGCTGCCGCCGCAGTGA
- a CDS encoding DUF2207 family protein: MFVEFAVIAVAVAGWFAVYGAIRFATRPANPTPAPATMELGDEPPALVNLLANRWTVTEDAAEATLLDLAARGFVELRQPGDDPMRTTLHMPASPPDETGLRPYERRVLNRVRGLAAGGALPLTALTFRDQGQAKAWNRRFRAEVVDHARQAGLSRRRFGPRVTALLSAAALVAGVFVWLAVTSYGVSHSAGGIRGMAAGFFTFAVLSSLGAAAQGERDTPRGAEVAARWLGVRDWLRGHEQFDDLPPASVAIWDRYLGYGAALGATHLTSAVLDLGMGDRKLVWSSYGGTWHRVRVRYPQRTHQGRTLPGLLLRAVIPGGVAFFVLRLFGPVADPTPTSDYPGSRAFSMVIFGLVVVAGLMLARAVYTVVRGVVDLFTERTITGEVLWVQVWKSTSQGENMPSRPWLYHLAVDDGRGDRTTAWGLPSQWAGQCHDGDIVTIRVRPWSRRVVGFAVVGHGRSRNLAEPVTHPSEMSAATGAESPAYLITPEEIGEALGLAVHAPEAVDLPGPVSGVQFRAAGDGQPVLTIQAVSGTAAEWIWRINTRGQEVPGVGDGAYLRGERAVLRLGDRTLLVTLLGAARSRTASLPWLLTQAATRSSAGRPETTG, translated from the coding sequence TTGTTCGTCGAGTTCGCGGTGATCGCGGTGGCGGTGGCCGGCTGGTTCGCGGTGTACGGTGCCATCCGGTTCGCCACCCGACCGGCCAACCCGACACCGGCGCCGGCCACCATGGAACTCGGCGACGAACCACCGGCCCTGGTCAACCTGCTGGCCAACCGGTGGACGGTCACCGAGGACGCGGCCGAGGCTACCCTGCTCGATCTCGCGGCCCGTGGCTTCGTCGAGCTGCGCCAGCCGGGCGACGACCCGATGCGGACCACCCTGCATATGCCCGCCTCGCCGCCGGACGAGACCGGGCTGCGTCCGTACGAACGCCGGGTGCTGAACCGGGTGCGAGGGCTGGCCGCCGGCGGGGCGCTGCCGTTGACCGCCCTGACCTTCCGCGACCAGGGCCAGGCAAAGGCGTGGAACAGGCGGTTCCGCGCGGAGGTGGTCGACCACGCGCGGCAGGCCGGGTTGTCCCGGCGGCGCTTCGGCCCGAGGGTTACCGCGTTGCTGTCGGCCGCCGCCCTGGTCGCCGGGGTGTTCGTCTGGCTCGCCGTCACCAGCTACGGAGTGTCGCACTCGGCGGGGGGCATCCGGGGTATGGCCGCCGGGTTCTTCACTTTCGCGGTGCTGTCCAGCCTCGGCGCGGCCGCGCAGGGCGAGCGGGACACCCCCCGGGGCGCCGAGGTGGCGGCGCGGTGGCTGGGGGTGCGGGACTGGCTGCGGGGGCACGAGCAGTTCGATGATCTGCCCCCGGCCTCGGTGGCGATCTGGGACCGGTACCTAGGCTACGGCGCGGCCCTGGGCGCCACCCACCTGACCAGCGCGGTCCTGGACCTGGGCATGGGCGATCGGAAGCTGGTCTGGTCCTCGTACGGGGGCACCTGGCACCGGGTCCGGGTCCGCTACCCCCAGCGGACCCACCAGGGTCGCACCCTGCCGGGACTGCTGCTCAGAGCGGTGATCCCCGGCGGGGTGGCGTTCTTCGTGCTGAGACTCTTCGGCCCGGTGGCCGATCCCACCCCGACCAGCGACTATCCCGGCTCCCGAGCCTTCTCCATGGTCATCTTCGGCCTGGTCGTGGTGGCGGGGCTGATGCTGGCCCGGGCCGTCTACACGGTGGTGCGCGGGGTGGTGGACCTGTTCACCGAACGCACCATCACCGGCGAGGTGCTCTGGGTGCAGGTGTGGAAGTCGACCTCCCAGGGGGAGAACATGCCGTCCCGGCCCTGGCTGTACCACCTGGCGGTGGACGACGGCCGCGGAGATCGGACCACCGCCTGGGGGCTGCCGAGTCAGTGGGCCGGTCAGTGCCACGACGGGGACATCGTGACCATCCGGGTGCGGCCCTGGTCCCGACGGGTGGTCGGGTTCGCGGTGGTGGGCCACGGTCGGTCCCGGAACCTGGCCGAACCGGTCACCCACCCCAGCGAGATGTCGGCCGCGACCGGTGCCGAATCGCCGGCGTACCTGATCACCCCGGAGGAGATCGGCGAGGCGCTGGGCCTGGCGGTGCACGCCCCCGAGGCGGTCGACCTGCCCGGCCCGGTCAGCGGGGTGCAGTTCCGGGCGGCCGGGGACGGCCAGCCGGTGCTGACCATCCAGGCGGTCTCCGGCACGGCGGCGGAGTGGATCTGGCGGATCAACACCCGAGGTCAGGAAGTGCCCGGGGTGGGCGACGGGGCGTACCTGCGCGGCGAGCGGGCCGTGCTGCGCCTGGGTGACCGTACGCTGCTGGTGACCCTGCTCGGTGCCGCCCGGTCCAGGACGGCCAGCCTGCCGTGGCTGCTGACCCAGGCCGCCACCCGGTCCTCGGCGGGCCGACCGGAGACCACCGGCTGA
- a CDS encoding amphi-Trp domain-containing protein: MDIYEDERTVSRTDLAAWLRQVANQLETGQIFYGAAGTLAVADQVNCELEIEQEGKDEYSVEIEFSWTNPKATPEATAEKAEDKPAKAEDKPVEEDAEDEAEEPAAAA, from the coding sequence ATGGATATCTACGAGGACGAGCGCACCGTGTCGCGGACGGATCTGGCGGCCTGGCTGCGGCAGGTGGCCAACCAGCTGGAGACCGGGCAGATCTTCTACGGTGCGGCCGGCACCCTGGCGGTGGCCGACCAGGTGAACTGCGAGTTGGAGATCGAGCAGGAGGGCAAGGACGAGTACTCGGTCGAGATCGAGTTCTCCTGGACCAACCCCAAGGCGACCCCGGAGGCGACCGCCGAGAAGGCCGAGGACAAGCCGGCCAAGGCCGAGGACAAGCCGGTCGAGGAGGACGCGGAGGACGAGGCCGAGGAGCCGGCAGCCGCCGCGTAA
- a CDS encoding ABC transporter ATP-binding protein — protein MTKTPAAAPPTGRLIGGMFRRQRRDTALCAGFWSLHQVCEALVPVAIGLVIDQAVGTGSTSAMLWSVLGIFALFLALTMGWRFGFWFLSRAVVQESHDLRMQVVRRVLTGRGIRTNRQNGELLSIATSDTQAAADLLELGSRMISAFLGLTVATVVLLRIDWSLGLGLVVGVPLLVLGLNALGPIVERHTSAQQQAIGRAAATASDLLRGLRPLRGFGGVDEAARRYRTASRASLGATVGAVRASATFVGVSTFTTGLLITVVAALAGWFALQGRITVGELITIVGLATFISDPVLNLADCVFRLATARASAARVAEVLAAPEQAGSGDTAARPGPLVLDEVHAPGLDGVSLTVRPGELLGVVTEQTRTADAITDLLAGARSPEQGEVRLAGTPMGDLDVATLRRVVLVEPHAVDLFGATLREVLHTDQEHDDPALRRSMSAASVDSLTAGDAGLDRELLDRGLDLSGGQRQRIALARALLADRPVTVLRDPTTAVDAVTEHAIAEGVRAYRAEGDRATVLVTTSAPLLDRCDRVVFVHGGQVAAVGRHRELLARSAYAEVVLR, from the coding sequence ATGACGAAGACCCCTGCGGCGGCGCCGCCGACCGGCCGGTTGATCGGCGGGATGTTCCGACGGCAACGCCGCGACACCGCCCTGTGTGCCGGTTTCTGGTCCCTGCACCAGGTCTGTGAGGCGCTCGTACCGGTGGCCATCGGCCTGGTCATCGACCAGGCGGTGGGGACCGGCTCGACCTCGGCGATGCTCTGGTCGGTGCTGGGCATCTTCGCGCTGTTCCTGGCGCTGACCATGGGCTGGCGATTCGGGTTCTGGTTCCTGTCCCGGGCGGTGGTGCAGGAGTCCCACGACCTGCGGATGCAGGTGGTGCGGCGGGTGCTCACCGGGCGGGGCATCCGGACCAACCGGCAGAACGGTGAGCTGCTGTCGATCGCCACCTCGGACACCCAGGCCGCCGCCGACCTGCTGGAGCTGGGCAGTCGGATGATCTCCGCCTTCCTCGGCCTGACGGTGGCGACCGTGGTGCTGCTGCGCATCGACTGGTCCCTGGGGTTGGGGCTGGTGGTGGGGGTACCCCTGCTGGTGCTCGGGCTCAACGCCCTGGGGCCGATCGTGGAGCGGCACACCTCGGCCCAGCAGCAGGCCATCGGTCGGGCCGCCGCGACCGCCTCGGATCTGCTGCGCGGACTTCGGCCGTTGCGCGGGTTCGGCGGGGTCGACGAGGCCGCCCGCCGCTACCGGACGGCCAGCCGTGCCTCCCTGGGGGCCACCGTCGGGGCGGTCCGGGCCAGCGCCACCTTCGTCGGGGTGTCGACCTTCACCACCGGCCTGCTGATCACCGTGGTAGCCGCGTTGGCCGGCTGGTTCGCCCTCCAGGGGCGGATCACCGTCGGTGAACTCATCACCATCGTCGGGCTGGCGACCTTCATCAGCGACCCGGTGCTCAACCTGGCCGACTGTGTCTTCCGGCTGGCGACCGCCCGGGCCAGCGCGGCCCGGGTGGCCGAGGTGCTGGCCGCACCCGAGCAGGCCGGTTCGGGCGACACGGCGGCGCGGCCCGGCCCCCTGGTCCTGGACGAGGTGCACGCTCCCGGTCTGGACGGCGTCAGCCTCACCGTACGGCCCGGGGAGCTGCTCGGGGTGGTCACCGAACAGACCCGCACGGCCGACGCCATCACCGACCTGCTGGCCGGGGCACGCTCCCCCGAGCAGGGCGAGGTGCGGTTGGCCGGCACCCCGATGGGCGACCTGGACGTCGCCACACTCCGCCGGGTCGTGCTGGTCGAGCCGCACGCGGTGGACCTGTTCGGCGCCACCCTGCGGGAGGTGCTGCACACCGACCAGGAGCACGACGATCCGGCGCTGCGCCGGAGCATGAGCGCCGCCAGTGTGGACTCACTCACCGCCGGTGACGCCGGGCTGGACCGGGAGCTGCTGGACCGAGGGCTGGACCTCTCCGGTGGCCAGCGACAACGCATCGCCCTGGCCCGGGCCCTGCTGGCCGACCGGCCGGTCACCGTGCTGCGCGATCCGACCACCGCGGTCGACGCGGTCACCGAGCACGCCATCGCCGAGGGGGTACGCGCCTACCGCGCCGAGGGTGACCGGGCCACCGTGCTGGTCACCACGAGCGCTCCCCTGCTGGACCGCTGCGACCGGGTCGTCTTCGTGCACGGCGGCCAGGTCGCGGCCGTCG
- a CDS encoding LemA family protein — MGRGVMLSVVGGLFCLLVLLVLGWGLVAYNRLVRQRNQVQASWAQIDVQLKRRYDLIPNLVETVRGYATHENAALTGVIAARSGAIAAAGAPAVGHRAEAENTLTQALGRLFAVAEAYPELKANQNFASLQGELARTEDKIAYARQFYNSAVLTFNTTVQSIPTNLVANLGGFRRTEYFQADGAERAAVQVRY, encoded by the coding sequence ATGGGCAGGGGCGTGATGCTCAGCGTCGTCGGCGGGCTGTTCTGCCTGCTGGTGCTGCTCGTGCTCGGTTGGGGGCTGGTCGCGTACAACCGGTTGGTCCGGCAGCGCAACCAGGTGCAGGCCTCCTGGGCCCAGATCGACGTGCAGCTCAAACGCCGCTACGACCTGATCCCCAACCTGGTGGAGACCGTCCGGGGCTACGCGACACACGAGAACGCCGCCCTGACCGGGGTGATCGCCGCCCGCAGCGGGGCGATCGCCGCGGCCGGTGCCCCCGCGGTGGGCCACCGGGCGGAGGCGGAGAACACCCTCACCCAGGCCCTGGGGCGACTGTTCGCGGTCGCCGAGGCGTACCCGGAGCTCAAGGCCAACCAGAACTTCGCGTCCTTGCAGGGCGAGCTGGCCCGCACCGAAGACAAGATCGCCTACGCCCGGCAGTTCTACAACAGCGCGGTGTTGACCTTCAACACGACTGTCCAGTCCATTCCCACCAATCTGGTAGCGAACCTCGGCGGGTTCCGACGGACGGAATACTTCCAGGCCGACGGGGCGGAACGCGCCGCCGTCCAGGTCCGGTACTGA
- a CDS encoding amylo-alpha-1,6-glucosidase, producing the protein MSRVRNLRVRPDLLYVASGWSTLVTDVRGRITGVGPQGFFARNTRVLSTERITVDGGEPVPFSTATVQGHAQLSYAELGDGEVLPSRAAYLSVERFVAAGLRTRLTLFSYADRHLDLCLRIGLDADFADTSEAESGRRLQSGAVEARWDRLGQELLLTYRCDGLDRAVAIRVQAQAPIRYADGTLTVEVALAPGSLSRVDLAVEPIFDGQRLPAPPADFKDPDDAAGSARRRLTAELARLTSSNFDVTAAWRCAREDLAGLPLGEAAGPTAPIAGLPIYQEIFGRDTMTASWQAMLAGPTMLADSLRLNAQHFGRRIDDWRDEEPGKPLHEARRGPLSELNLDPFAHYHGDWSTAPDFLIFLGQYYGGAYWYSALRHAAGIYAVTGHPAVAARLAARAVALRRRFHRAFWLPEQGCYAMALGPDRQPVRSVNSNDGHLLATGIVPPRIAPLVADRLLAPDMFSGWGVRTLSAGHPAYNPFSYHRGSVWPVEAGTIGIGLARYGCWEHLHRLAEGMFAASALFAEHRLPEVLSGLPRDEAHPHPGVYPSACSPQAWSASAVIALIQALLALRPAAPLRTIFVDPHLPPWLPDLVLEGVRLGGYTVDLIVRRRRGGRTSVRTRGDRIAVVRRPTRRALATGRRRR; encoded by the coding sequence ATGAGCCGGGTGCGGAACCTGCGGGTACGCCCGGACCTGCTCTATGTGGCCAGCGGCTGGAGCACCCTGGTCACGGACGTACGCGGACGCATCACCGGTGTCGGTCCGCAGGGCTTCTTCGCCCGCAACACCCGGGTGCTCAGTACGGAGCGGATCACCGTCGACGGTGGTGAGCCGGTGCCGTTCAGCACGGCCACCGTGCAGGGGCACGCCCAGTTGTCGTACGCCGAACTGGGTGACGGTGAGGTGCTGCCGTCCCGGGCGGCGTACCTGTCGGTCGAGCGGTTCGTGGCGGCGGGACTGCGTACCCGGCTGACCCTGTTCAGCTACGCCGACCGGCACCTGGATCTGTGCCTGCGGATCGGACTCGACGCCGACTTCGCCGACACCAGCGAGGCGGAGAGTGGCCGCCGCCTCCAGTCCGGTGCGGTCGAGGCCCGGTGGGATCGCCTCGGGCAGGAACTGCTGTTGACCTACCGGTGCGACGGGCTCGACCGGGCGGTGGCGATCCGGGTCCAGGCGCAGGCCCCGATCCGGTACGCCGACGGCACCCTCACCGTCGAGGTGGCCCTGGCACCCGGCAGCCTCAGCCGGGTCGACCTGGCCGTGGAGCCGATCTTCGACGGCCAGCGGCTGCCGGCTCCACCGGCGGACTTCAAGGACCCGGATGACGCCGCCGGATCGGCACGCCGCCGGCTGACCGCCGAACTGGCCCGGCTGACCAGCAGCAACTTCGACGTCACCGCGGCGTGGCGGTGCGCCCGTGAGGATCTGGCCGGACTCCCCCTGGGGGAAGCGGCCGGCCCCACCGCGCCGATCGCCGGGCTGCCCATCTACCAGGAGATCTTCGGCCGGGACACGATGACCGCCTCCTGGCAGGCCATGCTGGCCGGGCCCACCATGCTAGCCGACAGCCTCCGGCTCAACGCCCAGCACTTCGGCCGGCGGATCGACGACTGGCGTGACGAGGAGCCCGGTAAACCGCTGCACGAGGCGCGCCGGGGCCCGCTGTCCGAGCTGAATCTCGATCCCTTCGCCCACTACCACGGCGACTGGTCGACCGCCCCGGACTTCCTGATCTTCCTGGGCCAGTACTACGGAGGCGCCTACTGGTACTCCGCGCTGCGGCACGCGGCCGGCATCTACGCGGTGACCGGTCATCCTGCCGTGGCCGCCCGGCTGGCCGCTCGGGCCGTCGCCCTGCGTCGCCGGTTCCACCGGGCCTTCTGGCTGCCCGAGCAGGGCTGCTACGCGATGGCCCTGGGCCCGGACCGGCAGCCGGTACGGTCGGTCAACTCCAACGACGGGCACCTGCTGGCCACCGGGATCGTGCCGCCGCGGATCGCCCCCCTGGTCGCCGACCGGCTGCTGGCGCCGGACATGTTCAGCGGCTGGGGAGTCCGGACCCTGTCGGCCGGGCATCCGGCGTACAACCCGTTCAGCTATCACCGGGGCAGTGTCTGGCCGGTCGAGGCCGGCACCATCGGCATCGGGCTGGCTCGGTACGGCTGCTGGGAGCACCTGCACCGGCTGGCCGAGGGGATGTTCGCGGCCTCCGCCCTCTTCGCCGAGCACCGTCTGCCGGAGGTGCTCAGCGGGCTGCCCCGCGACGAGGCCCATCCCCACCCCGGGGTCTATCCGAGCGCCTGCTCCCCGCAGGCCTGGTCGGCCAGCGCGGTCATCGCGTTGATCCAGGCCCTGTTGGCGCTGCGACCCGCCGCACCCCTGCGGACGATCTTCGTAGACCCCCACCTGCCGCCCTGGCTGCCCGACCTGGTGCTGGAGGGGGTACGCCTCGGCGGGTACACGGTCGATCTGATCGTCCGCCGTCGACGGGGCGGCCGCACCTCCGTACGCACCCGGGGCGACCGGATCGCCGTGGTCCGCCGCCCCACCCGTCGGGCGCTCGCCACCGGTCGCCGGCGCCGCTGA